The Vibrio cyclitrophicus sequence TAACACCTTGCATTTGCTCAGCAATGATCACGTTCGCACGATCTTCAATAGCTTGAGTTAGCTCAGCTTCAGCAGGGCCACCGTGTGTTGGATTGTATTTAATACCGCCGTCTTGAGGTGGGTTATGTGAAGGTGTGATAACAATGCCGTCGGCTTTTTTATCATTTACTAGGTTGTGCGTAAGGATCGCGTGCGAGATGCCTGGTGTTGGAGTAAAGCCATTTTTTTCTTGAATAATAACTTCAACACCGTTCGCTACAAGCACTTCGATAACAGTAGAAAACGCAGGCTCAGAAAGAGCGTGAGTATCTTTACCTAAGAAAAGTGGGCCTGTTGTACCCTGCTCAGCACGAACCTCAGCAACCGCTTGAGCAATCGCTAGAATATGGTTTTCGTTAAATGTTGATTTGTCTGCTGTACCACGGTGACCCGAAGTACCGAATAGAACTTTATGGTCTGGGTTACTAGCATCCGGTTGCTGTAAGAAATAGTTAGCCACTAAAGCCGGAATATTATGAAGATCTTCCTGCTGAGCTTTTTGCCCGGCACGAGGGTGCATAGCCATTTTTCGACATCCTTATATATAAAAATTTAAAAACAAAAAAACCTCATAATATCTTCTTATCCATGGATATTATGAGGTTTAAATCAGATTTCTTTAAATTGAACCTGTTACTTTTTCTATCAATTCTGCTTGGAAATTCATGCGGCTCATAAGCTGCTCAACCATCTGTCTTTTACGGCTAGTATTATTATTAGTAATAACCCAAAAAGGACTGTGTGGGATCGCTTTAGGCTTGGTTGTATTCCCGTTTGCTAACAACGTCTCTTCGTTATCTGCAAAGTAAACACGCTTACGGCCTTTTACTTGAGTTGCTTCTGAAAAGCTTAAAGGGTCGATTTTATGCAGTGTTGATAACACAAGCATGAAACGATCAATGGCTTTCTTTAGTGATGCAAACTCATCTGATATTAGTAGTGAGCGCATTTCTTTAACGCCATCGAACTTCTCTGGAGTAAAGCCTACCTCTTTGCTAACAACGATACCTTTTGGCTCAACGATCTCTTCGATCGGAACCATGCCTTGGCTATCAACCTGTAACAAGCGGCGCAGAATATCTGAAGCGCTTTCGCCAATACGTTCTGTCTGACCCGCAATAAAACGGTATAGGTCCTCATCAACCTCAATTGTTTTCATTCGCTTTTCACAATCTCAATGTTTAAACTCTGGGGGATTATAGCGAGATCCGCGCGGATACTCTACGTCAAACCCACCATGAATAAGATAAAAATGTCAGTACAGCTCAACTATAAAATTGAAGGTGAGGGTCACACCATTGTTTTGATCCATGGATTATTCGGTAATCTGGACAACCTTGGCTTGCTCGCTAGGGATCTAAAAGCCGATCATCAAGTGCTTAGTATCGATCTACGTAACCACGGCCAATCTTTCCATAGTGACACTCACAACTATCAAGCGATGGCACAAGATGTGGCTCAACTGCTGAATGATCTTGAACTAGAAGATGTGACTGTGATTGGTCACTCTATGGGTGGCAAAGTCGCGATGGCGCTAACCCAACATCTCGAACTGCGTAAATTGGTTGTGCTGGACATGGCACCGGTTACGTACACTCAGAGCCGTCACGATAACGTATTCGCCGGCCTGCAAGCCGTGATCGAAGAACAACCAACCTCGCGCTCAGAGGCACTAAAGGTTCTCGCAAAACATATCGAGATTGATGGCGTTCGCCAGTTCTTGACCAAATCTTTATTTAAAACAGATCAAGGTATCATGGAGTGGCGCTTTAACGTCGCATCCCTGCTCGCAAATTACGCGCACATCATTGGCTGGGAACCGATCGACAAAACCTCGGTCAAAACCTTGCTAATAAAAGGTGGAGATTCTGACTACCTCACGGCTGAACACCAAACCGCGGTTCAGCAGCAATTTTCTAACGCAAAGGCACACGTCATTGCGAATACGGGTCACTGGCTACACGCAGAAAAGCCAGCTGAAGTACTCAGAGCAATTCGAAAATTCATCGCTTAAGCGCGCTTTTTCATGCAGATAAATGAGAGCTGAGTAATCACTGCACATTAACTTTATCTCGCAACAGTGATATAGTGCGCCCAAGCAAAATTGGTATATAAGGTTCCCATGCTTTACGACTACATGAACATCATTGAATCTGTTGGTTTAGATCTCCTATTTGCCGCGATTTTCTTTTTAATCGGTATGGCAATTAAGGATGTTCTCAAGCAGGGAAATGTTCCTCCATTTGGTCGTCGCATCGTATGGTTAGTACTTTTCCTTGGCTGTGCGGGCTTTATTGCCAAAGGGATAATCCAACTAAGCTGGGAAGGAACTGGGATCTAACGATTCTCTTCCGAACTTTATTACACCGACAACAGACAAAATGAAAGGTAATGATTCTATGGCAAGTGTAGGTCTCTTCTTTGGTAGCGATACAGGTAACACTGAAGCTGTTGCTAAGATGATTCAAAAGCAATTGAGCAAACAGCTCGTTCACGTTCAAGACATTGCAAAAAGCAGCAAAGAAGATATCGATAACTTCGATCTACTGTTGCTTGGTATCCCTACGTGGTACTACGGCGAAGCACAATGTGATTGGGATGACTTTTTCCCAGAGCTAGAAGCTATTGATTTCTCAACTAAGCTTGTTGCTATCTTTGGTTGTGGCGACCAAGAAGATTACGCAGAATACTTCTGTGATGCTATGGGTACTATCCGTGACATCGTTGAAGCAAAAGGCGGTACTATCCTAGGTCACACGTCAACTGAAGGCTACGAATTCGAAGCATCGAAAGGTTTAGTTGAAGGCGATGACAGCCAATTCGTTGGTCTATGTATCGATGAAGACCGTCAACCTGAGCTAACAGATGAGCGCGTATCTAACTGGGTTAAACAAATCCACGAAGAAATGTGCCTAGCTGAGCTAGAAGACTAATTCTCTGATGGTGGTTAATTGTTACAATTAATAACCATTATGTAGATATGAAAAAACCTCCTAACGGGAGGTTTTTTGCTATTTAAAATCTATTAATTAGCACTCAGCTTCTAATGCTTCGTCATCGTCTCTAAATTGCGGCTTCTTTCTTACATAGAGGGTGCGTTGAATTTCCGAAACCACATTCCCCTGCTTATCTTTCACGTGAATAATAAATTCAGGAAAACACTTTTCACCGAGCTGCGTCTGACGATAGATATCGTCAAGCTGTCCTTGGCTTATCTCAAAATCTGCATACAAGTCCGATTGCCCCGGCTTGATGAAGTTAATGCTCGCTTCTTTATCCCAAACATAATATCTCTCCCCTAAAATTCCCATTAACATCAATGAGTAAACGGGATCGGTAAGAGAAAAGATACTGCCGCCATATTGAGTACGATTGGCGTTCTTGTTCCACCAGCGTAGTTTTAATACTGTCTTAACAATTCTAAAATCAGGGCTTATATGAGCAATACGAATACCCGCCCCCCAGAAAGGTGGCCAGATATTGAGTGCGAACTTTACAATGTTCGGTTTGTAGATTTTTGCGAGTTGCTTATTCATAACAACATTCCATGTTCATATCAGAAACACCGTCACCTTGACTGGTCTTACCTCCACTATAAGTGAGATGCTTCTATTTTACAAAACAGATTGTGATGTCAGTGAGTAACCCTTTGAAGTTCGTGGTTTATTGTTATGCCTGACTAAACTATAATGGTATTAATATTGAATTCTGTTAATCGCGGCAGATCATCAACAGGAAAGTATATGTCAGACAATAATCAAGCGCTAAAAGATGCTGGTCTTAAAGTGACCCTTCCACGGCTCAAAATTTTAGAAGTATTACAACAGCCAGACTGCCAACATATTAGTGCTGAAGATTTATATAAGAAGCTGATCGACCTAGGTGAAGAAATCGGTCTTGCAACCGTTTATCGAGTACTTAACCAATTCGATGACGCTGGCATTGTAACTCGCCACCACTTCGAAGGCGGCAAGTCTGTATTTGAACTTTCTACACAGCACCACCACGACCACCTTGTGTGTCTAGACTGTGGCGAAGTGATCGAATTCTCTGATGACATCATCGAAGAAAGACAGAAAGAAATCGCAGAGCGTTACAATGTGAAACTGACCAACCACAGTTTGTACTTGTACGGAAAAAGTATTACCGGAGATTGCAAAGGCAATCCAGACGCGCACAAAGCGAAGAAGTAATGCAGAACGCTGGCTTAGACCGGCGTTTTTTATGTAGGGTGGAATCCAACTCGACTGCTATTAGCTCAACGACTTATTCAAGCACAAAAAAACCGGCTCTAAGCCGGTTTTTTATTGGGTCGCTTTTAACAAACTAAGTACTCAAGCATCAAGCTTCAGTTTTACCCCAAGTGTCACGTAGACCAACCGTGCGGTTGAAGACTAGTGCGTCTGCTTTAGAGTCTTTCGAATCCAAACAGAAGTAACCTGTACGTTCAAACTGGTACGCTTGCTCTGCCACACCTTCTGCTAGGCTAGGTTCAACAAAACCGTTTAGCGTAACAAGTGATTCAGGGTTTAGCGTTGCAGCGAAGTCATCAGCAGCGGCTGGATTTGCCACTGTGAATAGACGATCGTACAAACGAATCTCAGCAGGCAACGCTTTATCAGCAGATACCCAGTGGATAACGCCTTTCACTTTGCGGCCATCTGCAGGGTTCTTACCCAATGTTTCATTGTCGTAAGAACAGAAGATAGTCGTAATGTTGCCTTCTGCATCTTTTTCGATACGTTCAGCTTTGATCACGTAAGCGCCACGTAGACGAACTTCTTTACCTAAAACTAAACGCTTGTACTTTTTGTTTGCTTCTTCACGGAAGTCATCATGCTCAATCCAAACTTCACGGGTAAATGGTACTTCACGAGTGCCCATTTCTGGCTTGTTTGGGTGGTTTGCAACCGTTAGCGTTTCTACTGCATCTACTTCGTAATTTTCGATAACAATCTTAACTGGGTCAAGAACAGCCATTGCACGAGGTGCATTTTCGTTCAGATCATCACGGATGCAAGATTCAAGTGAACCGAACTCAATCATGTTCTCTTGCTTAGTCACGCCAATACGTTTACAGAATTCACGAATCGAGCTTGAAGTAAAACCACGACGACGTAGGCCTGAAATAGTAGGCATACGTGGGTCATCCCAACCTTGAACTAGGTTTTCAACCACAAGTTGGTTCAGCTTACGCTTAGACATCACTGTGTATTCAAGATTCAGACGGCTAAACTCGTACTGACGAGGTTGGCAATCGATCGTGATGTTATCTAGAACCCAATCGTACAAACGACGGTTATCTTGGAATTCAAGCGTACAGATAGAGTGCGTAATACCTTCCAGCGCATCAGAGATACAGTGAGTAAAGTCGTACATTGGGTAAATGCACCACTTGTCAGCAGTTTGATGGTGGTGAGCAAAACGAACACGGTAGATAACAGGATCGCGCATTACCATGAATGAAGAGCTCATGTCGATCTTAGCACGTAGACACGCTTTACCTTCTTCAAAGCCACCGTCACGCATTTTTTCAAACAACGCTAGGTTCTCTTCAGGGCTGCGGTCACGGTATGGGCTCGCTTTACCTGGCTCTTTTAGCGTGCCACGGTACTCACGGATTTGATCAGGACTTAGCTCGTCAACATACGCTAAGCCTTTATTAATTAATTCCACAGCATAAGCGTAAAGCGTATCGAAGTAGTTTGATGAGTAACAAATATCACCAGACCATTCGAAGCCTAACCAGCTTACATCATTCTTAATTGACTCAACGTATTCAACGTCTTCTTTTTCAGGGTTTGTATCATCGAAACGAAGATTACATTGTCCCTGGTAGTCCTGAGCAATACCAAAGTTTAAGCAAATAGATTTAGCGTGACCAATGTGCAGGTAGCCATTTGGCTCCGGCGGGAAACGAGTATGCACGCTACTGTGTGTACCATCCGCTAAATCTTTATCAATAATTTGGCGAATGAAATTCGATGGACGAGCCTCAGCTTCACTCATCTATAGCACCTCTATGTATTTAGTATTGTCAGAGAAAGTTATCTTTCGTCTCCAAGAAAATGGTCGCTTGTAGCGCCAGTCAAAGATAGAAAGATCATTGTTGCTAATCATCCACAATTCTTAGCCTTTGCACAATAAGAACCGTCCGTTAATTGCGATTATTTCTGCTATTCGATGAAGAATAGAACGAACCGTGTTCGCTCGTCTTAAACAACAGGCACAAAAAAGCCTCCCATCTGGGAGGCTTTCAATTTGACACTTACTTAAGAGTAACTTTACGTCTTAATTAAGTACTTCCCTTACTATGGAAGTTTTACATCAGATAGGTCTTCGCCTGCACCGATAGCTTTCATTTCGCCAGCTACGATTTCAGCTAGTGGACCTAGGATAACCTGTAGGTTGTTTTCACCTAGTTTAACCACACCTTTAGCGCCGAGCTTCTTAAGAACAACTTCATCAGCGATAGAGCGGTCTTTTAGCGTTAGACGTAGACGAGTGATACAAGCATCGATTGAAGTAAGGTTCTCGTGACCACCTAGAGCTTTAAGGTATTGACGAGCAACTTCACCCTTTGGTGCGTCGCCAGCAGGAGCAGCAACAGCTTCGTCATCATCTTCACGACCTGGCGATTTCAAGTTGAAAGCGCGGATTGCGAAAGAGAAAGTGAAGAAGTATAGAGCACCGAAACCAAGGCCGATTAGTAGTAGTACGAATGGTTTAGTTGCTAGACCCCAGTTCAATACGAAGTCGATAAGACCAGCAGAGAAACCGAAACCATGCAGAGTGCCAAACATGTTAGCAACTACTAGAGACAGACCTGTAAATACAGCGTGCATTGCGTATAGAGCAGGAGCTAGGAATACGAACATGAATTCTAGCGGCTCTGTGATGCCTGTTAGGAATGAACAGAATGCAACTGAGAATAGTGCGCCACCAACTTGGCTACGTTTTTCAGCAGGAGCAGCTAGGTACATTGCAAGTGCAGCACCTGGTAGACCGAACATCATTACTGGGAAGAAGCCGTTCATGAATACACCAGCGCCTTTATCGCCGCCGAAGAAACGGTGTAGGTCGCCAGATTTAACAGTTTCAGTCACTTCTTTAACTACAGTAGTGATTTCTGGAGTTACAGAGTTAGCGAATGTGAATGTGTGCTCTTGGCCAACAACTAGAGTTTTAGCAAGTGCTGGGTCAACACAAAGTTGAGTGATGTTAGCGAATGCGCCTTGACCAGCAACGATGATTTCTTGACATGTACCCATACCGAACCAGAAGTATGAGTTCAATACATGGTGTAGACCTACAGGGATAAGTGCACGGTTAAGAGTACCGTATACGAATTGGCCGATAGCGCCAGACGTTGATACTGCATGAGCAAGTGCGTCTAGACCAGATTGAACACCAGGCCAAACCACACCAGACACAGCACCTGCAACAAGTGCAAATAGACCGGCCATGATAGGTACTAAACGTTTACCCGCGAAGAAAGCCAGCCACTCAGGAAGGCGTGTTGCATGGAAAGCGTTGTAAGAGTGACCTGCGATGATACCTGCGAAGATACCGCCGAAGAATGACATGTTAACGTCTGCGTTAATTGTCGTTGCTGTAGCAGTTAGTACGAAGTAAGCAACTGCACCAGCAAGACCCGCTGCGCCGTTACCGTCTTTAGAAAGACCAATCGCGATACCTAGACCAAAGAGCAATGGTAGGTTACCGAAGATAGCACCACCAGCTTGCGCCATGAATGGAATATCAAGTAGATCGCCTTGACCTAAACGTAAAAGAAGCGCCGCAATCGGAAGCGTTGCGATTGGTAGCATTAACGCCTTACCAAGCTTCTGTGCATATCCTAGAATATTCACCAGTTGTTTCCCCCTATAGGATTTTTTAGAATTCGTTTGAGAAACTTATTTTAGTCGCTCAATTTAGTCCTATTCAGTGTATTCAATTAATTTTGCTCCGCAAATTAAAACCTTACCATTTGTGATCCTAATCACCAGTTTTTACCAAATCCAAAGGTTTTTGCTAGCGAGATCATAAAACTTATTTTATCATTCAAAAAAATGAACATTTATAGATAAAATCCAAATCTAATCATTAGGCAAAAAGATGGTATCTCCGAGCTTATAGAGCATCGTGAATAATCATTAACGATGAACCTAAATGTATAATAAAGATCAATTGTTCATATATTTTTCAACAACTTAAATCGCTTCCCGTTTTGAAGCCGTTTGCCCATAAAAGATAAATCGTTACGTAAATGATGCTCGCAAACTAAGTCCGCATTTAGGTAACGAACGAATTTTAAAGATCTCACGAAATAAGGATTAGCTGACTATGTACGCGCTAAGTAACTGTAAAATTTACACTGGTAGTGATGTTCTAACCGATCATGCTGTTGTAATCGAAAACGAACTGATCAAAAAAGTCTGTCCTATCTCTGAATTGCCAGAAGGAATCGAGGTTCGCGACCTAGATGGTGCAAACCTAAGCCCAGGTTTCATTGACCTACAACTGAATGGTTGTGGCGGTGTAATGCTTAACGATGAGATCACTGCAGAAACCATGCAGATCATGCACAAAGCAAACCTGAAATCTGGCTGTACTAGCTTCC is a genomic window containing:
- a CDS encoding PTS transporter subunit EIIC, which encodes MNILGYAQKLGKALMLPIATLPIAALLLRLGQGDLLDIPFMAQAGGAIFGNLPLLFGLGIAIGLSKDGNGAAGLAGAVAYFVLTATATTINADVNMSFFGGIFAGIIAGHSYNAFHATRLPEWLAFFAGKRLVPIMAGLFALVAGAVSGVVWPGVQSGLDALAHAVSTSGAIGQFVYGTLNRALIPVGLHHVLNSYFWFGMGTCQEIIVAGQGAFANITQLCVDPALAKTLVVGQEHTFTFANSVTPEITTVVKEVTETVKSGDLHRFFGGDKGAGVFMNGFFPVMMFGLPGAALAMYLAAPAEKRSQVGGALFSVAFCSFLTGITEPLEFMFVFLAPALYAMHAVFTGLSLVVANMFGTLHGFGFSAGLIDFVLNWGLATKPFVLLLIGLGFGALYFFTFSFAIRAFNLKSPGREDDDEAVAAPAGDAPKGEVARQYLKALGGHENLTSIDACITRLRLTLKDRSIADEVVLKKLGAKGVVKLGENNLQVILGPLAEIVAGEMKAIGAGEDLSDVKLP
- a CDS encoding DUF4442 domain-containing protein, with the protein product MNKQLAKIYKPNIVKFALNIWPPFWGAGIRIAHISPDFRIVKTVLKLRWWNKNANRTQYGGSIFSLTDPVYSLMLMGILGERYYVWDKEASINFIKPGQSDLYADFEISQGQLDDIYRQTQLGEKCFPEFIIHVKDKQGNVVSEIQRTLYVRKKPQFRDDDEALEAEC
- the fur gene encoding ferric iron uptake transcriptional regulator, whose product is MSDNNQALKDAGLKVTLPRLKILEVLQQPDCQHISAEDLYKKLIDLGEEIGLATVYRVLNQFDDAGIVTRHHFEGGKSVFELSTQHHHDHLVCLDCGEVIEFSDDIIEERQKEIAERYNVKLTNHSLYLYGKSITGDCKGNPDAHKAKK
- a CDS encoding alpha/beta fold hydrolase, with product MSVQLNYKIEGEGHTIVLIHGLFGNLDNLGLLARDLKADHQVLSIDLRNHGQSFHSDTHNYQAMAQDVAQLLNDLELEDVTVIGHSMGGKVAMALTQHLELRKLVVLDMAPVTYTQSRHDNVFAGLQAVIEEQPTSRSEALKVLAKHIEIDGVRQFLTKSLFKTDQGIMEWRFNVASLLANYAHIIGWEPIDKTSVKTLLIKGGDSDYLTAEHQTAVQQQFSNAKAHVIANTGHWLHAEKPAEVLRAIRKFIA
- a CDS encoding DUF2788 domain-containing protein; this translates as MLYDYMNIIESVGLDLLFAAIFFLIGMAIKDVLKQGNVPPFGRRIVWLVLFLGCAGFIAKGIIQLSWEGTGI
- the seqA gene encoding replication initiation negative regulator SeqA, with the protein product MKTIEVDEDLYRFIAGQTERIGESASDILRRLLQVDSQGMVPIEEIVEPKGIVVSKEVGFTPEKFDGVKEMRSLLISDEFASLKKAIDRFMLVLSTLHKIDPLSFSEATQVKGRKRVYFADNEETLLANGNTTKPKAIPHSPFWVITNNNTSRKRQMVEQLMSRMNFQAELIEKVTGSI
- the fldA gene encoding flavodoxin FldA; this translates as MASVGLFFGSDTGNTEAVAKMIQKQLSKQLVHVQDIAKSSKEDIDNFDLLLLGIPTWYYGEAQCDWDDFFPELEAIDFSTKLVAIFGCGDQEDYAEYFCDAMGTIRDIVEAKGGTILGHTSTEGYEFEASKGLVEGDDSQFVGLCIDEDRQPELTDERVSNWVKQIHEEMCLAELED
- the glnS gene encoding glutamine--tRNA ligase is translated as MSEAEARPSNFIRQIIDKDLADGTHSSVHTRFPPEPNGYLHIGHAKSICLNFGIAQDYQGQCNLRFDDTNPEKEDVEYVESIKNDVSWLGFEWSGDICYSSNYFDTLYAYAVELINKGLAYVDELSPDQIREYRGTLKEPGKASPYRDRSPEENLALFEKMRDGGFEEGKACLRAKIDMSSSFMVMRDPVIYRVRFAHHHQTADKWCIYPMYDFTHCISDALEGITHSICTLEFQDNRRLYDWVLDNITIDCQPRQYEFSRLNLEYTVMSKRKLNQLVVENLVQGWDDPRMPTISGLRRRGFTSSSIREFCKRIGVTKQENMIEFGSLESCIRDDLNENAPRAMAVLDPVKIVIENYEVDAVETLTVANHPNKPEMGTREVPFTREVWIEHDDFREEANKKYKRLVLGKEVRLRGAYVIKAERIEKDAEGNITTIFCSYDNETLGKNPADGRKVKGVIHWVSADKALPAEIRLYDRLFTVANPAAADDFAATLNPESLVTLNGFVEPSLAEGVAEQAYQFERTGYFCLDSKDSKADALVFNRTVGLRDTWGKTEA